The genomic window GACGTCGTTCAACGGCGCCCGTTACCGGCAGCGGCCCATTGCCGACGTGGTGCGTGAATTCCAGTCGATTCCCGAGCAGCGTGTCCTCGTGGTGGACGACAACCTCATCGGGACGCGCCCGGAACATGTTACTCGCGCGAAGGAACTCTTCCGCGCGATGATTCATGCCGGTCTGCGAAAAAAATGGATGGCCCAGGTGACCATCGATTTTGCCGACGATGCCGAACTGCTCGCCTTGGCCCATCAAGCGGGTTGCGTGGGCGTCTTTGTCGGGTTTGAATCCACGGTTCCGGGGGACCTCCTGAGTGTGGGCCGGAAATTCCAGCTGCTGGAGAGCCGCGATTACCGGGACTCCGTCCGGCGCATTCAAAGGCACAGAATCCTCGTGGCGGGTTCCTTCATTCTTGGTTTCGACACCGATGAGCCTGGCATCGGCAAACGCATCGCGGAACTGGCTATCGCCTATGGCGTCGATGGTCTCAACGTGCTTTTTCTCACTCCCTTGCCCGGCACGCGCCTGTGGAAACAGATGCAGGCGGAAGGCCGGATCGCGCTCGACCGCTTCCCCGAAGACTGGAACTATTACACCCTAACCTATCCGGTCGTGCGGTTCAGACACTTGACGCGGGACGAGGCCATCAGCGAAATGATGACGTGCAGCCGCACCTTCTACTCCATGCGGCATATCACGCACAGGGTGTTCAAGAGCCTATGCCAGGGACGCAACCCGCTCATCAGCCTCGCGGGCAATCTCTCTTACCGGGGCAATATCCGCTTGGACCGCGAGGCCTATACGGATTTCAAGCGTCAGCTCTCGTCCGGGCCCAGCGGCACGAGCGCAAGGTTGTCTTCGATGACCGCCTCGTTGCGCATGTCGGACTGAACCACAAGCGGCCAATGGGTGAGGTTGTCCGTGATGACCGCGCCGCGCAGGTCCGGGCCGAGATAGAACTGCGGCTTGTGGTCGCGAAACTCGCAGCCGCGCACGAGGACCGAGCCGCTCAACGCGGCGATGCAGGGTTCGCGCTGCGCGCGCTGTTCCGGTGTCAACTCGCGATTCTCCGGCCATTCGCCGAACGTGCAGTTCGAGAACGCGACCATGCCGATGGGGTCGCCCTCGATAATCGCGCACCGGTCCGTTGGCCCCCAGAACCCGCAATTGTTGAAGCGCACCGAGCCGCGGTTCGC from Candidatus Hydrogenedentota bacterium includes these protein-coding regions:
- a CDS encoding B12-binding domain-containing radical SAM protein: MRLYLVNPSNPVVSIVRLKESPWNRYRVWQPLSLMALAGLTPRNWEVTIIDENLGTADYASMPAPDLVGVTAFTSQANRAYEVASCFRSKGVPVVMGGIHASTCADEALAHVDAVVTGEAEGIWPQVLDDVIQGNLKRLYAGGFADMGGAPFPRHDLLPRRYAMGAIQTTRGCPLNCGFCSVTSFNGARYRQRPIADVVREFQSIPEQRVLVVDDNLIGTRPEHVTRAKELFRAMIHAGLRKKWMAQVTIDFADDAELLALAHQAGCVGVFVGFESTVPGDLLSVGRKFQLLESRDYRDSVRRIQRHRILVAGSFILGFDTDEPGIGKRIAELAIAYGVDGLNVLFLTPLPGTRLWKQMQAEGRIALDRFPEDWNYYTLTYPVVRFRHLTRDEAISEMMTCSRTFYSMRHITHRVFKSLCQGRNPLISLAGNLSYRGNIRLDREAYTDFKRQLSSGPSGTSARLSSMTASLRMSD